Below is a genomic region from Tenrec ecaudatus isolate mTenEca1 chromosome 15, mTenEca1.hap1, whole genome shotgun sequence.
aagtctgtattctaaagaattcagaaaagaggaagacaaggaTAGATACTTGAAAAAACAGTCCATCCCTACATTATCTCACACAGAGGTCAAGAATGTCAACAAATCTATTGCAAAAAAAATAGAGGGTCATCAAGAAGCTACACAAAAATAGCCTCTGAGCCAGAAGgtgtcacagcagaattctaccaagaattcaaGGAAGAGTTGACTCAGATTCCCCACAAAGTATTCCAAAGCATAGAAAAcggtggcaaactcccaaactcattctacgaagccagcataactttgatactcaaacagggcaaagaccccagaggtatagagaattacagaccaatacctccaatgaacatagatgtaaaaatcattaacaaagtaataaccaatagaatacaaaagtatataaaacatattaccTACATTGACTAGGTAGGATTcatgccagggatgcagggatgatttaacattaaaaaatccatcaaaattatacaccacatcgagaagaaaaatgatgaaaaaatatatgataatatgcatagatacagaaaaagcatttgacaacacgcaacatccattcctaattaaaacactcacgaagataggaatggaaggtaaattcctcaagcaGGTACAAGCTATCTACGAAATGCCAACAGGCAACATCATAGTTAatacagaaaagacaaaaacaattccactgaaaaagggtacaagacaaggataccccttgtccccatttctattcaatattctactggaggttctagctaacaacataaggcagcagaaggatatCACAGGGATCCAAATGGCAGTGAAGGAGTGAAACCATCTATTTTAAGATGATATtgtatattgaaaaccccaaaagctccacaatgggagtaattacagcaatagaggaatatagaagagtggcaggatacgatATCTACAAAGAGAAGTTGGTATGTTTGCTATGCACATCGGACGGAACCATGGAAGAAAGCATCAAGAAAGCagcacccttcacagtagccaagaacaaactgaaatatccagGAATATATTCAACAAAAatcctaaagacctatacaaggaaatttACAGgatcctactacaggaaaccaaaagcaaacaaatggaagaatatcccatgctcttggattggaaggctcaacatagtaaagatggggCCGGCCATACAAGCTCAATGCTGTTCTGATTcagataccaacaaccttcttcaaagaattggaaaaactgatcaccaagttcatatggagagggaagaagcccagaattagcagagaactctagaaggacaaagttggaggattcACCTTATCTGACTTTAATacttattacacagctacagtgatcaaagcagtgtggtactggcacaatgacagatactcacaccagtggaaaagaatacaaagcccaggaataaaaccatcagcatatagacaactgaactTCAATatgggtcccaaaaccatcaagtgggaaggggATGCCCTttataacaagtggtgctggaaacaatggatatccacatgtagaaaaatgaaaaaagacgtttacctcaccccatgaaaaataaactcaagggggatcacagacctagaagtaaaacccgaaaccatcaggatcatcaaggagggaatcgggatacACCTAAGATCATTGACCCAGGGAAGTCATAggttcactgcaatagggaagggtacacacacaggtgaaccggaaatcaacaaatgagacttaataagaataaaaccccTGTGTGCCTCGAAACttggccaagagggtgacaagactacccacagactggaagaggatttttagtaatgacacattggacaaagaactcattactaaaatctttaACACCCTCATGACCTGCAAaaggaggaaaacagttaacccctaaCATCATTACAGGtacagtaggcgcaattgtacagcgataagtaaagatcatagcaaagttatagagagcatgagagatagaagtattgtaataaatggagtaacacatgattcatagtagcatgctcacctcagccccacttgatggtccacgtggagggagagagagatctttaatgctagcccaggcattttatattctccagggacatgcaagccccctaattacaggtgagtacaAATGTCACAGAAATGGGGTGTGTTATAGttaatacagcaatgagagggggtagtCTAGGaacatacatgcaatagtaagaggagggattgggggtatacatgtgataagatgggcggataacttaactttgaTGTCAcactcagtttggcctgttccctgactcaactgatagagatcattataggTAGGGTGAGAACACTTGgttgcaggcctcagggaggaatcgtttattgtccccagtagcagggagtaaggcttgccatatagtctggtgtctaactgccctagaggcctaccctgtagtctggtgaataACTGCCCTAGtgacctaccctgtagtctggtgactaactgccatcagggaggatgtctgtaagcctcTGACCTCTCTCAACACCTAAGGAAGAGGGtaaaataactgaaaagaactttcactagggaggagacccatgtggccaacaaccatatgaaaaACTGGTCCCAGTCGTTaggcataagagaaatgcaaattaaaacaaccatgagataccacctaccacCTTGAGGCTagctcaaatcagaaaatcagagagcaacaagtgttggaggggttgtggtgaaataggaatccTCCTCTACTGCTGGGGGTCACGTAGATatgcacagccactgtggaaagcaatctgcagATACTTAAAgacaatggaaattgatctactttatgacccagtcatccttctactgggcatatacccagaggaggtaacaaataaaacatgaccagtcatctgcaatgcaatgtttattgcggcacaattcacaatcgcaaagatttggaaacagcctaagtttccagggGATTAGTAAACTCTAGCACAAAGCACGGATGATCACATGGAACACGTCGTTTCataggaagagttggaaggaatcacgttaagcgaggtaagccaatgtcaaaaggacaggtataacacgagtcccctgaggtaaggaaTACAAGAACAGACACTTATCTCGCAAATCACAGGAGGCATCACAGCTAGTCAAGGGGAGGTCAGACAAAACCCAGGGAGGTAATAtatgagtccaacataaagaaggggaaaaggggaaggcGGAAGGAGAATGgcggtggggagaaaccgagatGATGATATGGGGGGAACAAGGCACTAAGCCACCCAGGAAGAGaggattggttgtgtccccacgcaCCAAACCAGGGGGGCAATGTAACAGGtggaggaatccataaaaagactggtctatagggccggccccaatcagaaCCAGCCTGACCACCACAGAAGGGTGTGCATAGAGAATAACATTAGACCTTCTGGTGagagaaaggaactgacctaccatacccagaaggaagcagaagcaaatAAACGGGGAGTGGTGCAAaccatggcccaccaaaccctgaggacaatagccccgctcagggcagccaatgcccagagaggaccatatgcccGGCCACACGAcatcccacactgacccatagccatatagggggcaacactggaggcacagtgtgggatttgtgcccgagctgaccccaccaaccaagggtgtgcaacagaacagcaatgggagcagaGCAAGTAAGACCCAAGGGAAAATAAATAGACTCgcccagggtgtggtaccccatcagactagacaggaaaacacgcctaaatggcaacaaacagaacttgaactatttacaggcttttctttcctgtttttttttttttttgcaagtcaTTGGATTTTCTGTATTGCTGCAGTCATTGTTTTTATGTGTCACTTTGTTTAGTGCAGtattgtttttatgtgcatattacctCTACACATCAATCTAGATAAGCTAggatggataaacaatctggagaagaaaacaatgctaAAGATGGTTCCAAGGAAcctgggagagaaggtggggcaaaggaagtggtgttaaccaacccagggacaagagaacaagagatccaaatcagtggttcaTAATTGGTGCTTCAaaactagtggcaaggagggtttgggaggcctgatagggagtgatcaagagcaatgtaatcgagaattacttaaatgaaaatgaaggctgagcatgatagtgggacaagaccaaagtaaaaagagagagcgcaaagaactaggaggcaaagggcatttgtagaggcctaaatacaggcatttagatatgtaaacatatttataaatgatgatggggaaatagatctatgtgcatgtatttacaggtttagtataaaggtaggagatggacattgggcctccactcaagtagcccctcgatacaagaacactttgttctattatgaTGATGCTCACTTGTCTGACATGAGcagtaaagacaaatgtgtgcacaagcaagtgtggtgaagaaagctgatagtgccaggctatcaaaagatatagcgtctggggtcttaatggcttgaaggtaagcaagcagccacctaactcagaagcaacaaactcacatggaagaagcacaccagcctgtgtgatcacgagatgttaaagtgatcaggtatcagacattgaagaacaaaaaagcatcatTTTgttctcaccttccccatatgaaggctgaagacaaacgtgtgcataagaaagtgtggtgacaaatccacccaaggggagggtattgtttatatctccactgggaaagtgggaccagacttcaacccagtgcagcAAGGtctgaatgcaatatcccagcgtggagtagggaaccagtggagaggtctgggaggctggccccttcACCATAAATTAAGAGTATTCTGCCCCtctcccgaaaagaatttgttccaaaggacaacattgactctgcagctccgggagatggacatatctgatcagagcacatgggagcagatgaaggggcaggaggagagagtggaacacagcctggtccaccaggccgtgaggatgatgttcccgagtagagcagccagtccacagaaagaacaacatggctggccctactatgagacatgatgaccCTCAGTGActgagggcgatacaggggacagcaccagagacacagtgtgggaattgcacctgacctgatcccaccacaccgaggcaaagcactgggggagtgaagCGGAAccacaagggaatggagtggcaaggtccccagggaatgctgaaagtggactttggggccagggcgtgttgccccaacagactgcactggaaaatgctcctaagggccagcaaatgatccctgaactaactacaagcttttcttttgtgaagtgttttgttttgctctttgtcagtggtttgtctttgttgttttgttgtctggttgtatactattgctttgttttcctctgtcttgttttcgtgcatgttagtgtctccacaggtctgtctgaataggacaggctggatgaactatctggaggaaaaacaatgggactgacagttccgggggggatttggggtgggggtggggtaaggaagcgatgtcaacaaacacagggacaagggaacaacatgggacccaaaatggtagacagaggggagtgacaggcctggtggggaatgatcaagggtaaggttgcgtagagaagaggtatagctgtagcccaggtggtgacggagcatggtagtagggcaggaggaaagtcaagggagatagaggaaagagctaggagtcaaagggcattcatggaggtctagacaaagacatgtacatgcaaatatatatatgaggatagggaaatagatctatgtgtctatatttataggttaagtattaaggtggtggaaggaccttgggcatctactcaaacaatccctgaatgcatgaatactttcttttattaaattggaactctatgatcctcactctcccgacacaactgctgaagccaaagtgggtaaacaagtaaatgtgttgaagaaagctgatggtgcccggctatcaaaagagatagtgactggggtcttaaaggcttgaagataaacaagcggccatctagctcagaagcaacaaagcccacatggaagaacacaccagcctgtgtgatcgagtggtcccgaagggatcagttatcaggcatcaaagaacaaaaaatcatatcaatggtgcacacctccatgatagggtcgctgaacacaaatgggtgcatgagcaaatgtggtgaagaaagctgatggtgcccggctatcaagagatagtgtctggggtcttaaaagcttgaaggtgaacaagcggccatctagctcagaagcaaaaaaaagcccacatggaagaagcacactagacagtgtgatcacgaggtgccaaagggaccaggtataaggcatcatgcaaaaaaaagatatatgtctatatatatatatatatatatatatatatatatatatatatatatatatcatattgaaagaagggtgaaggggaagtgcagagtggagacccaaggcccaagtgtcggctactggagatcccctcatagaggggtttaggagaggagatgggtcagtcagggtgcgaggtagtaccaatgaagaacacagctttcccccagatcctggatgcttcccccccaactaccataatccgaattctaccttgcaggactggatagggcagaggttgtacactggtgcatatgagggctggaggcacagggaatccagggtggatgataccttcaggaccaagggtgtgaggggctatgctgggagagtggagggtgagtggtttagaaagggggaactgattacaaggatccacatgtgacctcctccctgggagatggacagcagagaaggggggaaggaagactctggATAgcgcaatatatgacaaaataacaatgtataaattatcaagggcacatgagggagggggcgtggggatgaagggggggaaaaaaggaggacctgatgcaaagggcttaattggaaagcaaatgctttgagaatgattggggaagggaatgtgtggatgtgctttatacaattgatgtatgtatatgaatggattgtgataagagttgtatgagcccctaataaaatgatttaaaaaaatgaaagtgtggtgaagggtgATGGGGACCAGCTATCGAGAGCTATAGtatctgggatattaaaggcttgaaggtaaacaagcggccatctagcccagaagtaacaaaacccatatggaagtagcacacctgcctgtgtgatcacaaggtgttgcagggatcaggtatcaaacaccaaagaacaaaaaaagcctatcactgtgaataagggaaagtgtggagtggggacccaagacccagtgtaggcaactggccatccctaaggagatgagccagttatggTACAGTGTAACATTCAtgaaacacacatctttcctctagttcttaaatgcttccgctCCCCCATCCGCAGCTCCCACCCCCAGcaatatgatcccaattctaacttacaatcctggctagaccagaggatgcacactggtgcagataggaactggaaacacaaggaatccaagacacatgatcccttcaggaccagtactgagTGGTAATAccagaggttggagggaaggtggcgtagaaagggggaaccgaatacaaggatctgcatataacctccacccttggggatggacaacaaaaaagtgggtgatgggagactttaggcattgtaagatatgataaaataaaaatttatatattaccagggttcgtaagggagggggaaatggggaggatggggacaaatgagggagctgataccaagggctcaagtagaaagcaaattttttgagaatgatgagggcaacatgtgcttgacacagtggatttgtatacgtattgtgataagagttgtacaagcccccaataaaattatttaaataacaaaaaagaCTGAGAGCCCACGAattggtaatttttttttaaccaatgacacactgGAAAAAGAGCTAGttacaaaaatatacaaaactctgtattccctgtgtttccagttaccacctgtatcagtgtacaaccACCGGTTCAACCAGATTTTCaatgtagaactgggatcatgatagttggatgtatgtatggattgtgataagcattgtatgagcccccaataaaatgatttttaaaatatatccttaaatatatatatatatatatacagaactctacaacatatcaataagaaaacaagacccaacgaaaaaaatgggacaaacatatgaacagacagttcaccaaaaatgaggtACCTATGGTTAACATataaaaaatgctcacaatcactagccttcaggaaaaccacaatgagatagcacttaagtcctacaatgccagcccaaaccaaagaagcaaaacaacaaatgctggagaggatctggaggaattgggattcatatatactGCTGGAAGACATAAATGCATAGAGCCATCATGGAAAACAATGTGGCACTCCTTAAAACAACCAGAACATGAAATCCCATATATCCAGCAATACCAAGATTAGGCATCATGGAAttcatagaaatatatttttaaaatcaacaaagtaaaagagataaagctcaatcgaagagaaatattaaaaactacaatagattttaaatgggtcaaaaagtatctcaaaggataaagggttatattttaacttaactgcatctgcaataacctACCTTCCAAAGAATGCTGCATGAGAGCAAGGCTATTCGCATCTCTATTCTATGGCcacagtatttctccagttaatgtagttaacatgggtcaaaagagagatcaaatgtaaaatcagatattgGTCTTGATATCAATGCACATATGCACACAGCATCAGTCATTAGGCTTTCCCAGTCTCTGTATTCGTAGGATTTCCTACAGGATTTCCACTAAAGTCATACAATGTGGCAGACATTTCGTTCAGCCTTTCTAGGCAGTTTGTGCATCAGCTTAGCCTGAGCTTTGcggaacatcaaagaaaatgtaattggatactggaggcactgtcagtcactaaatgcatacgcactgccacattccctgtattcatgtggtttctctgctgtacaaatcctctaTTGTCACATGACACCATTTGGGCTAAAGGCCAGCCAACCAGGACTACattggttaaaatcctaatgtagtttactgacacactgagagaaaccaaggagggtatttgcaaagtcactatattgccagagctttccttgtCATTGAGATCACTGGTAATGTGATGTCACCTGACTTCCTGTGGAGAGCTTTTCCATCTTGATTGAACTtaaggtttttaaattttgtgtaTTTGTCAAGAAGACtgagaaacacaggtaaaagtttgttacccacactcattacagctacatggtaactatcctacatgaaatcattgatgagacatgagctcttaattttttaaaactttatgatttaaaactttacagagtaaattggtttcaacaattcatacattaatgGCAATCCCCAAGACATAccagcattcttcccacttcagccctccttgtttttatattatttatccttctttcctatcccttcttgctttcaagagttcttatccataagcaaacgctgttctttttatttagtatggttgattgttctaaggagtataCCTCAGATGTTAATCTTCCCCTCCTACCTTATAGattgttgggctgaaagctgagtcagaggCGTGAGTACAGGTCCAAGACTGAAGAGTCGCTGAAGTCCATAATTTGGGGATTCCAAGTCTCCATCAGAACAGTGATCTATTTTaggattttggtttgttctttcttctcccactcaacTCAGTACCCTCTTTTGTGATCACTTTCAGAGTAATTAGTAGTGGaagatgggcaccatctagttcttcttgtctcagggttgTAGAGGCTGAGGTTTGCTGTGGTCAATTCATCTTCAGGATGAATTGTTCCCACAcatcttctatttcttttattcttattttatggtaCTACTCTGCtgtctggggagggagggtaaacaaAGAGCATGCAAGTGTGGCAGGCACAACTGGCATCTGGGTGGTTACTATACTGGTTGGTACATCTGTGATCaagaaacaccaggttcagctctctttTGGGCACTGAAAGAGCAATGAGGTACCCATGcactgtggaagtctggaaggtcatctgcccccaaaatggtgggccatgttAGTAGAGGGACATCAACACAGAACATGGATACCCATATGGTAAATCACAACTGTTTCCACACATGGCCCAGGGCAAACTctagcacctcttcctttgttttgaaggTTTTGTtatactaactccaatgaaaggttttcttgttgaGAATTTTCTCGTGTTTAATGAGACCTGACTTCCACAAAGAAGATGTTCcatatttaattcatgcaaagggcttctttcatttgtgaaatctctgatgtgctgtaaggcatcacgGCTgggtgaaagctttaccacactcaacacATAAAATGTTTTTCTCCGGTATGATTCCACAGATGAGTTTtgaataaagcctttgccaccttCACTATATAcatgggttttctctctctccaggataAGTTTGCTGATTAACAATGAGCTTATTCTTCCTGAGAAAggatttgccacattcaccacatacatggagtttAGATCCTGTATGAAATCTCCAATATGCTAGTAAGGTATGGTTTATGGCTAACAGCTTTACCAAACTCAATACATACATAGGGTTTATCTCCTGTATAAATTCAtagatgtgggaaacagaaagcttTCTCCCAAATCATCTCCCCCAAACATGttaagacttaggacactgcttacagctaatggtaaatgattgtcaagttacctccctgaaggcagtcagctgtcagactactgtctggtcccaccacaagtagggtccactccctgctgttaagaacGATGGGcaacttctccctaaaggttttCAGCCATCACTTTGAtccctgcagggtgggtttacaccctactgataatggtttctattgtgatccagagaacaggtcaaactggatCAGTGAAATCCAAAATTAGgatgccatcctgaacctaggatccacccatcttgtcacccaatccctcctcttcctattgcgtataTATCCCTATatcacaccccccccaccccacccattacGGTATTACCTATAGAACAACGCTTTTTTGTGACATGTCTTCCCCTGTAATTGGGGagttgcacatccccagagaatataaaagccttggttagcaataaatctatcTCCACGTGGactaccaagtgaggctgaggtgagcatgctaccatgaaatgcgtccgactccattatttcaatttctcttctatctctcatgctgtctatgactttactataatctttacttattatcattgTACAATTGCGGCTACGGGACctatgatgatgtgttaggggctggtttccctcacacataaattttgagatttcctttctgAATGAAACTTGTGCCATATTCACTACATTCtcggggtttctctcctgtatgagttccCTGATAAACGCTGAGGTCCTTCTtcctgataaagccttttccaccttcATCGCATTCATTGgacttctctccagtatgaggtaACTGATGTTAAGTGAGGgaattcttcctgataaaggcttttccacattcatcacatactgggttttctctagagcaggggtgtctaaattaaaatgaacaactttgattttgtgatttcactcatcttcagtagttaaagcgtTAATGAAGGAATTAGGTGTACAGCATAGCCTTGATCTTCCCTAAGTGCTATTTCCTTCATAATAATTtttctatttacattttatttcagattttACCTTAGGGGCCACACGTGGCTTacaggccaccagtttgacaaccCTCCTGTAGAATATGagatcgctgatgaacagtgatgtCTTCCTTCCaaataaaggctttgccacattaattacatacatagggtttctctccagtatgaattcgctgatggtaAATGAGAGAAGTCTTcccgataaaagcttttccacattcaccacattcatagggtttctctccagtatgagttcgctgatgataaaTGAGAGCAGTTTTCCCagtaaaggctttgccacattcatcacatacatagggtttctctccagtatgcgtTCGCTGATGGTAAGTGAGGGCACTCTTGCtgataaaggctttgccacatttatCACATACATGGgttttttctccagtatgagttcgctgatgataagtgagagcagtcttgccgataaaggctttgccacatttatcacatacatgggatttttctccagtatgagttcgctgatgataagtgagagcagtcttcccagttaaggctttgccacattgatcacatacatagggtttctctccagtatgagttctctGATGAAGAGTGAGCCTGCTCTTCCAgttgaaggcttttccacatttatcgcatacatagggtttctctccagtatgagttcgctgatgataaaGGAGAGCAGGTTTCCCAATAAatgtttttccacattcatcacatacatagggtttctctccagtatgaattcgctgatgaacagtgagctcgTTCTTCCAgttaaaggtttttccacattcaccacatacatggggtttttctcctgtatgagttcgtagatgagttttcagatgtattttctgaatgaagcctttgccacattcaccacatacatggggcttctctccagtatgagtttgtagatgagctttaaaatgtattttctgaatgaagcctttgccacatgcaccacatacatagggtttctctccagtatgagttcgctgatgaagagtgagcccattcttccagtgaaaggcttttccacattcatcacatacatagggtctctctccagtatgagttcgctgatgaacaatgAGCTTGTACTTccagagaaaggcttttccacattcatcacatacatggggtttttctcctgtatgaGTCCGTAGATTTGTTTTGAGATgtgttttctgaatgaagcctttcccatattcattacatacatggagtttctctgcagtatgagtttgctgatgagcagtgagatcactcttcctgg
It encodes:
- the LOC142427587 gene encoding LOW QUALITY PROTEIN: uncharacterized protein LOC142427587 (The sequence of the model RefSeq protein was modified relative to this genomic sequence to represent the inferred CDS: substituted 1 base at 1 genomic stop codon), whose protein sequence is MPYVCSECGKDFTRKSDLTAHQQTHTAEKLHVCNEYGKGFIQKTHLKTNLRTHTGEKPHVCDECGKAFLWKYKLIVHQRTHTGERPYVCDECGKAFHWKNGLTLHQRTHTGEKPYVCGACGKGFIQKIHFKAHLQTHTGEKPHVCGECGKGFIQKIHLKTHLRTHTGEKPHVCGECGKTFNWKNELTVHQRIHTGEKPYVCDECGKTFIGKPALLYHQRTHTGEKPYVCDKCGKAFNWKSRLTLHQRTHTGEKPYVCDQCGKALTGKTALTYHQRTHTGEKSHVCDKCGKAFIGKTALTYHQRTHTGEKTHVCDKCGKAFISKSALTYHQRTHTGEKPYVCDECGKAFTGKTALIYHQRTHTGEKPYECGECGKAFIGKTSLIYHQRIHTGEKPYVCNXCGKAFIWKEDITVHQRSHILQEGCQTGGL